A genomic segment from Pseudomonas sp. S09G 359 encodes:
- a CDS encoding heme-binding protein, producing the protein MSALTLKLATQLASQALTAGRTISAAPLTIAVLDSGGHLITLQREDGASLLRPQIAIGKAWGAIALGKGSRLLALDAQQRPAFIAALNSLGQGSVVPAPGGVLIRDQQGAVLGAIGISGDTSDIDEQCAITAIEGVGLMADAGVSA; encoded by the coding sequence ATGAGCGCTCTAACCTTGAAACTCGCCACCCAACTGGCCAGCCAGGCCCTCACCGCAGGCCGCACGATTTCAGCCGCGCCGTTGACCATTGCGGTGCTCGACAGCGGCGGCCACTTGATCACCCTGCAACGCGAAGACGGCGCCAGCCTGCTACGCCCGCAAATCGCCATCGGCAAGGCCTGGGGCGCAATTGCGCTGGGCAAGGGCTCACGCTTGCTCGCACTGGACGCGCAACAGCGCCCGGCGTTTATCGCGGCGTTGAACAGCCTGGGGCAGGGCAGCGTCGTGCCGGCACCGGGTGGGGTGTTGATTCGGGATCAGCAAGGCGCGGTGCTGGGGGCGATCGGCATCAGTGGGGATACGTCCGACATTGACGAGCAGTGCGCGATTACGGCGATCGAGGGGGTGGGGTTGATGGCGGATGCGGGGGTGTCGGCTTGA
- a CDS encoding transposase, translating to MPDLATSHRLRIGRFSEPNRIYLITTNTHERVPIFSDFHLGRLVVWQFRLAQYQGLANSLAWVIMPDHLHWLIELQKGSLGDLMCQVKSKSTRSVNGVTGRRGRLWQTSFHDRALRKEDDLVKMARYVVANPLRAGLVERIGDYPLWDAVWL from the coding sequence ATGCCTGATCTCGCCACCTCACACCGCCTGCGCATCGGGCGGTTCAGTGAACCGAACCGCATCTATCTGATCACCACCAATACTCACGAACGTGTGCCGATATTCAGTGACTTTCATCTGGGTCGCTTGGTGGTTTGGCAATTCAGGCTCGCTCAGTATCAAGGTCTGGCCAATTCCCTGGCCTGGGTGATCATGCCCGACCACCTCCACTGGCTGATCGAACTGCAAAAAGGCTCGCTGGGAGATTTGATGTGCCAGGTGAAATCCAAAAGCACTCGAAGCGTGAACGGCGTTACTGGACGTAGAGGAAGACTTTGGCAAACCAGCTTTCATGACCGAGCACTGCGCAAGGAAGATGACTTGGTAAAAATGGCCCGGTATGTGGTGGCCAATCCTCTGCGGGCGGGGCTGGTGGAGCGGATTGGCGACTATCCGCTGTGGGATGCAGTTTGGTTGTAG
- a CDS encoding TetR/AcrR family transcriptional regulator: MSTIRERNKEKILRAASEEFADKGFAATKTSDIAAKAGLPKPNVYYYFKSKDNLYREVLESIIEPILAASTPFNPEGEPAVVLSNYIRSKIRISRDLPFASKVFASEIMHGAPHLSAEQVEQLNAQAKHNIECIQSWVDRGLIAAIDPNHLMFSIWAATQTYADFDWQISAVTGKAKLDEADYEAAAQTIIRLVLKGCEPD, encoded by the coding sequence ATGAGCACCATTCGCGAGCGCAACAAAGAAAAGATCCTGCGGGCGGCCAGCGAGGAGTTTGCCGACAAGGGCTTCGCCGCGACCAAAACCAGCGACATCGCCGCCAAGGCCGGGCTGCCCAAGCCCAACGTCTACTATTACTTCAAGTCCAAGGACAACCTCTACCGCGAGGTGCTCGAAAGCATCATCGAGCCGATCCTGGCTGCGTCCACGCCGTTCAACCCCGAGGGCGAGCCTGCGGTGGTGCTGAGCAACTACATCCGTTCGAAAATCCGCATCTCCCGCGACCTGCCGTTTGCCTCCAAGGTATTTGCCAGCGAAATCATGCACGGCGCGCCGCACCTCAGCGCCGAGCAAGTCGAGCAACTCAACGCCCAGGCCAAGCACAATATCGAGTGTATCCAGAGCTGGGTGGATCGCGGCCTGATCGCCGCCATAGACCCCAATCACCTGATGTTCAGTATCTGGGCAGCGACCCAGACCTACGCCGATTTTGACTGGCAGATCTCGGCAGTGACCGGCAAGGCCAAGCTCGATGAAGCGGATTATGAGGCGGCGGCGCAGACGATTATTCGGTTGGTGCTCAAGGGCTGTGAGCCGGACTGA
- a CDS encoding DUF808 domain-containing protein has product MAGSSLLVLIDDIAAVLDDVALMTKVAAKKTAGVLGDDLALNAQQVSGVRAEREIPVVWAVAKGSFVNKLILVPTALLISAFAPWAVTPLLMLGGAYLCFEGFEKLAHKFLHSKAEDQAEHTQLVEAVADPATDLVAFEKDKIKGAIRTDFILSAEIIAITLGTVADAPLMQQVIVLSGIAIVMTVGVYGLVAGIVKLDDLGLWLTQKPGQAARSIGGAILRAAPYMMKSLSVIGTAAMFLVGGGILTHGVPVVHHWIETVSQGAGGVAWLVPSLLNAVAGIIAGAVVLAVVSVVGKTWKALRA; this is encoded by the coding sequence ATGGCAGGAAGCAGCTTGTTGGTGTTGATCGACGATATCGCCGCAGTACTCGATGACGTCGCCCTGATGACAAAAGTGGCGGCGAAGAAGACCGCCGGTGTGTTGGGCGATGACCTGGCGCTCAATGCCCAGCAAGTCTCCGGCGTGCGTGCCGAACGCGAAATTCCCGTGGTTTGGGCGGTGGCGAAGGGGTCGTTCGTCAACAAGTTGATCCTGGTGCCGACCGCCTTGCTGATCAGCGCATTCGCGCCGTGGGCGGTGACGCCGTTGCTGATGCTCGGCGGTGCCTACCTGTGTTTCGAGGGGTTCGAGAAGCTCGCGCATAAATTCCTGCACAGCAAGGCTGAAGACCAGGCCGAACACACACAACTGGTCGAAGCGGTGGCCGATCCGGCAACCGATCTGGTGGCCTTCGAAAAGGACAAGATCAAAGGCGCGATCCGCACCGACTTCATCCTCTCGGCCGAAATCATCGCCATCACCCTCGGCACCGTGGCCGATGCGCCACTGATGCAGCAGGTGATCGTGCTGTCCGGTATCGCCATTGTCATGACCGTGGGCGTCTACGGGCTGGTGGCCGGTATCGTCAAGCTGGATGACCTGGGCCTGTGGCTCACCCAGAAGCCTGGCCAGGCGGCGCGCAGTATCGGCGGCGCCATCCTGCGCGCGGCACCGTACATGATGAAGAGCCTGTCGGTGATCGGTACGGCGGCGATGTTCCTGGTGGGCGGTGGGATTCTCACTCACGGGGTGCCGGTGGTGCATCACTGGATCGAGACCGTCAGCCAGGGCGCAGGCGGGGTCGCGTGGTTGGTGCCGTCGCTGCTGAATGCGGTGGCGGGGATTATCGCGGGTGCGGTCGTACTGGCGGTGGTCAGTGTGGTCGGCAAGACCTGGAAAGCGCTCAGGGCATAA
- a CDS encoding VacJ family lipoprotein has translation MAKYLLLLAALMCAGVANADNSKAHAPTVVGSDGFKEPLTKLKFNPGLDQREFERSSLTALNVYDPLESWNRRVYHFNYRFDQWVYLPVVDGYTYVTPRFLRTGVSNFFNNLGDVPNLLNSLLQLKGHRSLETTGRLLLNTTIGIAGLWDPATAMGLPRQSEDFGQTLGFYGVPGGAYLVLPIFGPSNLRDTTGLLVDYTAENQINFLNVAEVSSNHPEIWALRAVDKRYQTSFRYGQMNSPFEYEKVRYIYTESRKLQIAE, from the coding sequence GTGGCTAAATATCTTCTGCTGCTTGCCGCCTTGATGTGCGCAGGCGTGGCCAATGCCGACAACAGCAAGGCCCACGCACCTACCGTGGTGGGTTCCGACGGTTTCAAGGAACCGCTGACCAAGCTCAAGTTCAACCCGGGCCTGGACCAGCGTGAGTTCGAGCGTTCGTCGTTGACCGCACTCAACGTGTACGACCCACTGGAATCGTGGAACCGTCGCGTGTACCACTTCAACTACCGCTTTGACCAATGGGTGTACCTGCCCGTGGTCGACGGCTACACATACGTCACCCCACGTTTCCTGCGCACCGGCGTGAGCAACTTCTTCAACAACCTGGGCGACGTGCCCAACCTGTTGAACAGCCTGCTGCAACTCAAGGGCCACCGTTCCCTGGAAACCACCGGGCGCCTGTTGCTCAACACCACCATCGGCATCGCCGGCCTGTGGGACCCGGCAACCGCCATGGGCCTGCCGCGTCAAAGCGAAGACTTCGGCCAGACCCTGGGCTTCTACGGCGTACCTGGCGGCGCGTACCTGGTGCTGCCGATCTTCGGCCCGTCGAACCTGCGCGACACCACCGGCCTGCTGGTGGACTACACCGCAGAGAACCAGATCAACTTCCTCAACGTGGCTGAGGTCAGCTCCAACCACCCGGAAATCTGGGCCCTGCGCGCCGTCGACAAGCGCTACCAGACCAGCTTCCGCTACGGCCAGATGAACTCGCCGTTCGAGTATGAGAAGGTGCGCTATATCTACACGGAATCGCGCAAGTTGCAGATCGCCGAGTAA
- a CDS encoding serine/threonine protein kinase, with protein sequence MLRSLRCAALLGSLFLSASALAVDIDQATYGYPLTNPFEATIATTPPDLRPKLPTDAEINQSDYTLNMRPEREFSLPDNFWAVKKLTYRIAKQDRAAPLIFLIAGTGARFDSSINEYLKKLYYQAGYHVVQLSSPTSFDFIASASRFATPGISQEDAEDMYRVMQAVRAQNASLPVTDFYLTGYSLGALDAAFVSKLDETRRSFNFKKVLLLNPPVNLYTSITNLDKLVQTEVKGINNTTTFYELVLNKLTRYFQQKGYIDLNDALLYDFQQSKQHLTNEQMAMLIGTSFRFSAADIAFTSDLINRRGLIIPPKYPITESTSLTPFLKRALQCDFDCYLTEQVIPMWRARSDGGSLLQLVDQVSLYALQDYLHTNPKIAVMHNADDVILGPGDLGFLRKTFGDRLTVYPLGGHCGNLNYRVNADAMLEFFRG encoded by the coding sequence ATGCTCCGTTCCTTGCGCTGTGCTGCCTTGCTGGGCAGCCTTTTTTTGAGTGCGTCAGCACTGGCCGTCGATATCGACCAAGCCACCTATGGCTACCCTTTGACGAACCCGTTCGAAGCGACCATTGCCACCACGCCACCTGACCTGCGGCCTAAACTGCCGACGGATGCTGAAATCAACCAGTCCGACTACACCCTGAACATGCGCCCCGAGCGCGAGTTCAGCCTGCCGGACAACTTCTGGGCGGTGAAGAAACTCACCTACCGCATCGCCAAGCAGGACCGCGCCGCGCCGCTGATCTTCCTGATCGCCGGCACCGGCGCGCGGTTTGACAGCAGCATCAACGAATACCTGAAGAAACTCTATTACCAGGCTGGCTACCACGTGGTGCAGCTGTCTTCGCCGACCAGCTTCGACTTCATCGCCTCTGCCTCGCGCTTCGCCACGCCGGGTATCAGCCAGGAAGACGCCGAAGACATGTACCGCGTAATGCAAGCCGTGCGCGCGCAGAACGCTTCGCTGCCGGTGACCGACTTCTACCTCACCGGCTACAGCCTCGGCGCCCTGGATGCGGCCTTTGTCAGCAAGCTGGATGAGACCCGCCGCAGCTTCAACTTCAAGAAAGTGTTGCTGCTCAACCCGCCGGTCAACCTCTACACCTCGATCACCAACCTCGACAAGCTGGTACAGACCGAGGTCAAGGGCATCAACAACACCACCACCTTCTATGAACTGGTGTTGAACAAGCTGACCCGTTACTTCCAGCAAAAGGGCTATATCGACCTCAACGACGCCCTGCTCTACGACTTCCAGCAGTCCAAGCAGCACCTGACCAACGAACAGATGGCCATGCTGATCGGCACCTCGTTCCGTTTCTCGGCTGCCGACATCGCCTTTACCTCGGACCTGATCAACCGCCGTGGCCTGATCATCCCGCCGAAATACCCGATCACCGAAAGCACCAGCCTCACGCCATTCCTCAAGCGTGCGCTGCAATGCGACTTCGATTGCTACCTCACCGAGCAGGTGATCCCGATGTGGCGTGCGCGCTCCGACGGCGGCAGCCTGCTGCAACTGGTCGATCAGGTCAGCCTTTACGCCCTCCAGGACTACCTGCACACCAACCCCAAGATCGCCGTCATGCACAACGCCGACGACGTGATCCTGGGCCCTGGCGACCTCGGTTTCCTGCGTAAAACCTTCGGCGATCGCTTGACCGTCTACCCGCTGGGCGGCCATTGCGGCAACCTCAATTACCGCGTCAACGCCGACGCCATGCTGGAGTTCTTCCGTGGCTAA
- a CDS encoding glycosyl hydrolase family 17 protein → MPANARFPALPYFFAVILGLLALTGYWYGLGRPVVLPDVASASHKLQCASYTPFDKDQSPFDQPFTLRPERMDADLALLATRFECIRTYSMTGLEALPGIARKHGLKLMAGAWVSSDPVATEKEIDELIAAANANPDVVTSVIVGNEALLRKEVTAAQLVKLIHKVKSQIEQPVTYADVWEFWLQHPEIAPAVDFLTIHLLPYWEDDPSGIDQALKHVGDVRQTFGHKFAPKDVLIGETGWPSEGRQRETAVPSRVNEAKFMRGFVAMAEANGWHYNLIEAFDQPWKRASEGAVGGYWGLFDADRQDKGILAGPVTNVPYWPLWLGVGGLILLGTLVIGGRVRSTRGAIALPLLGAVAAGSIGTWAELTRVTARFNDEWVWAALLVVLNLLVLAHAALALSARDGWRERAFNWLEQRAGWLVAIAGFAGAVMMLALVFDPRYRSFPSAALVLPALVYLVRPVTGPRREIALLAFIIGAGIAPQLYREGLLNQQAWGWAVVSLLMVAALWRCLRVRKA, encoded by the coding sequence ATGCCCGCGAATGCCCGCTTCCCTGCCCTGCCCTATTTTTTCGCCGTGATTCTTGGCCTGCTGGCCCTCACCGGCTACTGGTACGGCCTCGGCCGACCGGTGGTGCTGCCGGACGTCGCCAGCGCCAGCCACAAGCTGCAATGCGCCTCCTACACCCCGTTCGATAAAGACCAATCGCCCTTCGACCAGCCGTTCACGCTGCGCCCCGAGCGCATGGACGCCGACCTGGCGCTGCTGGCCACGCGTTTTGAATGTATCCGCACATACTCGATGACCGGGCTGGAGGCCTTGCCGGGCATCGCCCGCAAGCATGGCTTAAAGCTGATGGCCGGCGCCTGGGTGAGCAGTGACCCGGTGGCCACCGAAAAAGAAATCGACGAATTGATCGCGGCGGCCAACGCCAACCCCGATGTGGTGACCTCGGTGATCGTCGGCAACGAAGCCCTGCTGCGCAAGGAAGTCACCGCCGCGCAACTGGTAAAACTGATCCACAAGGTCAAGAGCCAGATAGAGCAGCCGGTCACGTACGCCGACGTCTGGGAGTTCTGGCTGCAACATCCGGAAATCGCGCCGGCGGTGGATTTCCTGACCATCCACCTGCTGCCCTATTGGGAGGATGACCCGTCGGGCATCGACCAGGCCCTCAAGCACGTGGGCGATGTGCGCCAGACCTTCGGCCACAAATTCGCCCCCAAAGACGTGCTGATCGGCGAAACCGGCTGGCCCAGCGAAGGCCGCCAGCGCGAAACCGCGGTGCCGAGCCGGGTCAACGAGGCCAAGTTCATGCGCGGCTTCGTGGCCATGGCCGAGGCCAATGGCTGGCACTACAACCTGATCGAAGCCTTTGACCAGCCGTGGAAACGCGCCAGCGAAGGTGCGGTCGGCGGGTACTGGGGCCTGTTCGATGCGGATCGCCAGGACAAGGGCATCCTCGCCGGCCCGGTGACCAACGTGCCGTACTGGCCGCTGTGGCTGGGCGTGGGCGGGCTCATCCTGCTGGGTACGCTGGTGATTGGCGGCCGTGTTCGCAGCACTCGTGGCGCAATTGCGTTGCCATTGCTTGGCGCCGTCGCCGCCGGCTCCATCGGTACCTGGGCGGAGCTGACCCGCGTGACCGCACGCTTCAATGACGAATGGGTATGGGCCGCGCTACTGGTGGTGCTGAACCTGCTGGTGCTGGCTCACGCAGCCCTGGCCCTGAGCGCCCGAGATGGCTGGCGCGAGCGCGCCTTCAATTGGCTGGAGCAACGTGCAGGCTGGCTGGTGGCAATCGCCGGGTTTGCGGGGGCCGTAATGATGCTGGCGTTGGTGTTTGACCCGCGCTATCGCAGTTTTCCGAGTGCAGCGCTGGTGCTGCCGGCGTTGGTTTACCTGGTGCGCCCGGTGACCGGGCCGCGTCGGGAGATTGCGTTGCTGGCTTTCATTATCGGTGCCGGGATTGCGCCGCAGTTGTACCGTGAGGGGTTATTGAACCAGCAGGCTTGGGGCTGGGCGGTAGTAAGTCTGTTGATGGTTGCAGCCTTGTGGCGTTGCTTGCGGGTGCGCAAGGCCTAA
- a CDS encoding glycine betaine ABC transporter substrate-binding protein, with product MKMRRLLGAAATLVVAMSSTLASADSKTLSIGYVDGWSDSVATTHVAAEVIKQKLGYDVKLQAVATGIMWQGVATGKLDAMLSAWLPVTHGEYWAKNKDKVVDYGPNFKDAKIGLIVPEYVKAKSIEDLKTDTTFKNKIVGIDAGSGVMLKTDEAIKQYGLDYKLQASSGAAMIAELTRAEDKQESIAVTGWVPHWMFAKWKLRFLDDPKGIYGAAETVNSIGSKGLEKKAPEVVAFLKKFQWASKDEIGEVMLAIQEGAKPDAAAKDWVAKHPERVAEWTGK from the coding sequence ATGAAGATGCGACGACTCTTGGGCGCAGCTGCCACTCTGGTAGTTGCGATGAGCTCCACACTGGCCAGCGCCGACAGCAAAACCCTGAGCATCGGCTATGTGGACGGTTGGTCCGACAGCGTTGCCACCACTCACGTGGCGGCAGAGGTGATCAAGCAAAAGCTCGGTTATGACGTGAAACTGCAAGCGGTTGCCACCGGGATCATGTGGCAGGGCGTGGCCACCGGCAAGCTCGACGCCATGCTGTCCGCCTGGCTGCCCGTGACCCACGGTGAATACTGGGCCAAGAACAAGGACAAAGTGGTCGACTACGGCCCCAACTTCAAGGATGCGAAGATCGGTCTGATCGTGCCGGAGTACGTCAAGGCCAAGTCCATCGAAGACCTCAAGACCGATACCACCTTCAAGAACAAGATCGTCGGCATCGACGCCGGTTCAGGCGTGATGCTCAAGACCGACGAAGCCATCAAGCAGTACGGCCTCGATTACAAGCTGCAAGCCAGCTCGGGCGCCGCGATGATCGCCGAGTTGACCCGCGCCGAAGACAAGCAGGAATCCATTGCGGTCACCGGTTGGGTGCCACATTGGATGTTCGCCAAGTGGAAACTGCGTTTCCTCGACGATCCAAAAGGGATTTACGGTGCTGCGGAAACCGTCAACAGCATCGGCAGCAAGGGCCTGGAGAAGAAAGCGCCGGAAGTCGTGGCGTTCCTGAAGAAATTCCAGTGGGCCTCCAAGGATGAAATCGGCGAAGTCATGCTGGCCATCCAAGAGGGCGCCAAGCCTGATGCAGCGGCCAAGGATTGGGTCGCCAAGCACCCTGAGCGTGTCGCTGAGTGGACTGGTAAGTAA
- a CDS encoding DUF485 domain-containing protein, which translates to MNDSIYLSIQNSPRFKELVRKRERFAWILSAIMLGLYSAFILLIAYGPQVLGAKISPGSSITWGIPLGVGLIVSAFILTGIYVRRANGEFDDLNNAILKEAAQ; encoded by the coding sequence ATGAACGACAGCATTTACCTCTCGATTCAAAACAGCCCGCGTTTCAAGGAGCTGGTGAGAAAAAGGGAACGATTCGCCTGGATTCTCTCGGCAATCATGCTAGGGCTTTACTCCGCTTTCATCCTGTTGATCGCCTACGGGCCACAAGTGCTGGGGGCCAAGATCAGCCCCGGTTCGTCGATTACCTGGGGCATTCCCCTGGGCGTCGGGCTGATTGTGTCGGCCTTTATCCTGACCGGCATCTACGTGCGCCGGGCCAATGGCGAGTTTGACGACCTGAACAATGCGATTCTCAAGGAGGCTGCGCAATGA
- a CDS encoding cation acetate symporter, which yields MIRRLLALFGASLFAPALWAADALTGEVHKQPLNVSAIVMFVAFVGATLCITYWASKRNKSAADYYAAGGKITGFQNGLAIAGDYMSAASFLGISALVFTSGYDGLIYSIGFLVGWPIILFLIAERLRNLGKYTFADVASYRLGQTQIRSLSACGSLVVVAFYLIAQMVGAGKLIQLLFGLDYHVAVILVGILMCMYVLFGGMLATTWVQIIKAVLLLSGASFMALMVMKHVNFDFNMLFSEAIKVHPKGEAIMSPGGLVKDPISAFSLGLALMFGTAGLPHILMRFFTVSDAKEARKSVLYATGFIGYFYILTFIIGFGAILLVSTNPAFKDAAGALLGGNNMAAVHLANAVGGSIFLGFISAVAFATILAVVAGLTLAGASAVSHDLYASVIKKGKANEKDEIRVSKITTVALGVLAIGLGILFESQNIAFMVGLAFSIAASCNFPVLLLSMYWKNLTTRGAMIGGWLGLISAVGLMVLGPTIWVSILHHEKAIFPYEYPALFSMIIAFVGIWFFSITDKSAAAEKERALYFPQFVRSQTGLGASGAVNH from the coding sequence ATGATCCGGCGTCTACTGGCCCTATTCGGCGCTTCGCTCTTTGCTCCTGCCCTTTGGGCGGCGGACGCATTGACCGGCGAAGTGCACAAACAACCCCTCAACGTCTCCGCCATCGTGATGTTCGTCGCGTTCGTCGGTGCCACCCTGTGCATTACCTACTGGGCGTCCAAGCGCAATAAATCGGCGGCCGACTACTACGCGGCTGGCGGCAAGATCACCGGTTTCCAGAACGGCCTGGCAATTGCCGGCGACTACATGTCGGCGGCGTCATTCCTGGGGATTTCCGCGCTGGTGTTCACCTCCGGCTACGACGGCCTGATCTACTCGATCGGCTTCCTGGTGGGCTGGCCGATCATTCTGTTCCTGATCGCCGAGCGCCTGCGTAACCTGGGCAAGTACACCTTTGCCGACGTGGCGTCCTATCGCCTCGGGCAAACCCAGATCCGCAGCCTGTCGGCGTGTGGCTCGCTGGTGGTGGTAGCGTTCTACCTGATCGCGCAGATGGTCGGTGCGGGCAAGCTGATCCAACTGCTGTTCGGCCTGGACTACCACGTTGCGGTGATCCTGGTGGGCATCCTGATGTGCATGTATGTGCTGTTCGGCGGCATGCTGGCGACCACCTGGGTACAGATCATCAAGGCGGTGCTGTTGCTGTCCGGTGCTTCGTTCATGGCGCTGATGGTAATGAAGCACGTCAACTTCGACTTCAACATGCTGTTCTCCGAGGCGATCAAGGTTCACCCTAAAGGTGAAGCGATCATGAGCCCCGGCGGCCTGGTGAAAGACCCGATCTCGGCATTCTCCCTTGGCCTGGCACTGATGTTCGGTACCGCCGGCCTGCCGCACATCCTGATGCGCTTCTTCACCGTAAGCGACGCCAAGGAAGCGCGTAAGAGCGTGCTGTATGCCACCGGCTTCATCGGCTACTTCTATATCCTGACCTTTATCATCGGCTTCGGCGCGATCCTGCTGGTCAGCACCAACCCGGCGTTCAAGGATGCTGCAGGCGCTCTGCTGGGTGGTAACAACATGGCGGCGGTGCACCTGGCCAACGCGGTGGGCGGCAGTATCTTCCTGGGCTTCATCTCGGCCGTGGCGTTCGCCACCATCCTGGCAGTGGTTGCCGGCTTGACCCTGGCGGGTGCTTCGGCGGTGTCCCATGACCTGTACGCCAGCGTGATCAAGAAAGGCAAGGCCAACGAGAAAGATGAGATTCGCGTGTCGAAGATCACCACCGTGGCCTTGGGTGTATTGGCGATCGGCCTGGGTATCCTGTTCGAAAGCCAGAACATCGCGTTCATGGTTGGCCTGGCGTTCTCCATTGCCGCCAGCTGTAACTTCCCGGTGTTGCTGCTTTCCATGTACTGGAAAAACCTCACCACCCGTGGCGCCATGATTGGCGGCTGGTTGGGCTTGATCAGTGCCGTGGGCCTGATGGTTCTCGGCCCGACCATCTGGGTGTCGATCCTGCACCATGAGAAAGCCATCTTCCCGTACGAATACCCGGCGCTGTTCTCGATGATCATTGCGTTCGTCGGTATCTGGTTCTTCTCCATCACCGACAAGTCGGCGGCGGCAGAGAAAGAGCGTGCGCTGTACTTCCCGCAGTTTGTGCGTTCGCAGACTGGCCTAGGGGCGAGTGGGGCGGTTAACCACTAA
- the gltA gene encoding citrate synthase: protein MADKKAQLIIEGAAPVELPILTGTVGPDVIDVRGLTATGRFTFDPGFMSTASCESKITYIDGDNGILLHRGYPIEQLAEQSDYLETCYLLLNGELPTAEQKAQFVSTVKNHTMVHEQLKTFFNGFRRDAHPMAVMCGVVGALSAFYHDSLDINNPQHREISAIRLVAKMPTLAAMVYKYSMGQPMMYPRNDLTYAENFLHMMFNTPCEIKPISPVLAAAMDKIFILHADHEQNASTSTVRLAGSSGANPFACIAAGIAALWGPAHGGANEAVLTMLDEIGDVSNIDKFIAKAKDKNDPFKLMGFGHRVYKNRDPRATVMKKTCDEVLKELGIKNDPQLELAMRLEEIALTDPYFIERSLYPNVDFYSGIILKAIGIPTSMFTVIFALARTVGWISHWKEMLSSPYKIGRPRQLYTGYESRDITKLEDRK from the coding sequence ATGGCTGACAAAAAAGCGCAGTTGATCATCGAGGGCGCAGCCCCCGTCGAGCTGCCCATTTTAACCGGCACCGTTGGTCCCGATGTTATCGACGTACGGGGCCTGACGGCCACGGGCCGTTTCACATTCGACCCAGGCTTCATGTCGACCGCCTCTTGCGAGTCGAAGATCACCTATATCGATGGTGACAATGGCATTCTGCTGCACCGCGGCTACCCGATCGAGCAACTCGCCGAACAGTCGGACTACCTGGAAACCTGCTACCTGCTGCTAAATGGCGAATTGCCAACAGCCGAGCAAAAGGCCCAGTTCGTCAGCACCGTGAAGAACCACACCATGGTTCACGAGCAGTTGAAGACCTTCTTCAACGGTTTCCGTCGCGACGCCCACCCGATGGCCGTCATGTGCGGTGTGGTCGGCGCCCTGTCGGCCTTCTATCACGACTCCCTCGACATCAATAACCCGCAGCATCGCGAAATCTCCGCGATCCGCCTGGTTGCCAAGATGCCGACCCTGGCCGCAATGGTTTACAAGTACTCCATGGGCCAACCCATGATGTACCCGCGCAACGACCTGACGTACGCGGAAAACTTCCTGCACATGATGTTCAACACCCCGTGCGAGATCAAACCGATCAGCCCGGTGCTGGCCGCTGCGATGGACAAGATTTTCATCCTGCACGCCGACCACGAACAGAACGCGTCGACTTCTACCGTACGCCTGGCAGGCTCTTCGGGTGCCAACCCGTTCGCCTGTATCGCCGCCGGTATCGCCGCACTGTGGGGCCCTGCCCACGGCGGTGCGAACGAAGCCGTATTGACCATGCTGGATGAAATCGGCGATGTCTCGAACATCGACAAGTTCATCGCCAAGGCCAAGGACAAGAACGATCCGTTCAAGTTGATGGGCTTCGGTCACCGGGTCTACAAGAACCGCGACCCACGTGCCACCGTGATGAAGAAAACCTGCGACGAAGTGTTGAAGGAACTGGGCATCAAGAACGATCCGCAACTCGAACTGGCCATGCGCCTGGAAGAGATCGCCCTGACCGACCCGTACTTCATCGAACGCTCGCTGTACCCGAACGTCGACTTCTACTCGGGGATCATCCTCAAGGCGATCGGCATTCCAACCAGCATGTTCACCGTGATCTTCGCCCTGGCGCGGACCGTGGGCTGGATCTCCCACTGGAAAGAAATGCTCTCCAGCCCGTACAAGATTGGCCGCCCGCGCCAGCTGTACACCGGCTACGAGTCGCGTGACATCACCAAGCTGGAAGATCGCAAGTAA
- the sdhC gene encoding succinate dehydrogenase, cytochrome b556 subunit, with protein sequence MNSQRPVNLDLRTIKLPITGVTSFLHRVSGIILFLGLGIMLYALSKSLGSEEGYAEVKACLTSPLAKFVAWGLLSSLLYHLVAGVRHLIMDMGIGETLEGGRRGSKIIIAISVVLIVLAGVWIW encoded by the coding sequence GTGAATAGCCAACGACCTGTAAACCTAGACCTAAGGACCATCAAACTCCCCATCACCGGCGTTACGTCGTTCCTGCACCGTGTTTCCGGCATCATCCTGTTCCTGGGCTTGGGCATCATGCTTTATGCATTGAGCAAATCCCTGGGTTCCGAGGAAGGTTACGCCGAGGTGAAGGCATGCTTGACCAGTCCGCTGGCCAAGTTCGTAGCATGGGGCCTCCTGTCCTCTCTTCTGTATCACCTGGTAGCCGGTGTGCGCCACTTGATCATGGACATGGGCATCGGTGAGACGCTGGAAGGCGGCCGCCGTGGCTCGAAAATCATCATCGCCATTTCCGTGGTGCTGATCGTTCTGGCAGGAGTTTGGATATGGTAA